One window from the genome of Dyella sp. A6 encodes:
- the ccmA gene encoding cytochrome c biogenesis heme-transporting ATPase CcmA codes for MTAPASVTPLLEARALRFHRQDEPVFGPLDFCLHPGELTLIEGDNGSGKTTLMRILTGLLHAEEGELLWLGQPLRREHCVGEIAFLGHQLGLKTELTVQENLHVAIGLYGRRDGADIAQVLDDVGLTGYADEPVRRLSAGQKKRAALARLLLIPATLWLLDEPYANLDRTGIELVNRLLAEHIARGGSALVTSHGAVSFHGGEPKRIRMQA; via the coding sequence ATGACAGCCCCCGCTTCCGTCACGCCGCTGCTCGAGGCCCGCGCCTTGCGCTTCCACCGTCAGGACGAACCTGTGTTCGGCCCGCTGGATTTCTGCCTGCACCCGGGCGAGCTGACCCTGATCGAGGGCGACAACGGCAGCGGCAAGACCACCTTGATGCGCATTCTCACCGGCCTGCTGCACGCCGAGGAAGGCGAGTTGCTGTGGCTTGGACAACCGCTGCGACGCGAGCATTGCGTGGGCGAAATCGCGTTCCTTGGCCACCAACTGGGTCTGAAGACCGAGCTGACCGTGCAGGAGAACCTGCACGTAGCGATCGGCCTCTACGGTCGGCGTGACGGCGCGGATATCGCGCAGGTGCTGGACGATGTGGGCCTGACCGGCTATGCCGACGAGCCGGTACGCCGGCTTTCAGCGGGCCAGAAGAAGCGCGCTGCACTGGCGCGGCTGCTGCTGATTCCCGCCACCCTGTGGCTACTCGACGAGCCCTACGCCAACCTCGACCGCACTGGCATCGAACTGGTCAACCGGCTGCTGGCCGAACACATCGCACGCGGAGGCTCGGCACTGGTCACCAGCCACGGCGCGGTGAGTTTCCACGGCGGCGAGCCGAAGCGCATCCGGATGCAGGCATGA
- a CDS encoding tetratricopeptide repeat protein, which produces MKIAFFIAAALMVALALALLLLPLLRHGRRQGHSRHIFVLALVIAFVLPLSAAGLYLLVGTPVALDGVPSQQKMTADIDQAIHKLRAHLTTHPDDVQGWMLLAQAATDMQQPDEAHEAYDRVLALTPNNATAMVGWAETDAMVREDHRIQGRARVLLQQAVKLEPNNQRGLWLLGISQFQADQYAQAAATWRLLQPLLTPGSKVAQAVATQIAMADARAGHVPADAASPSSATTVSTPASTAASTALTVQVSLAPALKNKLKPGDTLFVYARAEHGPPMPLAVAKLPASRLPATVRLTDAMGMLPQMKLSSARQVYVGARVSHSGQAIAQSGDLEGDAGVVAVDSNAPVKIVIDHIHG; this is translated from the coding sequence GTGAAAATCGCCTTTTTCATTGCGGCCGCACTGATGGTGGCGCTGGCGCTGGCCCTGCTCCTGCTGCCGCTGCTGCGTCACGGCCGTCGCCAGGGTCACTCGCGCCATATTTTCGTGCTTGCGCTGGTGATCGCCTTCGTACTGCCACTGTCGGCCGCCGGCCTGTACCTGCTGGTAGGTACGCCGGTAGCGCTTGATGGCGTGCCCTCGCAACAGAAGATGACCGCCGACATCGACCAGGCGATCCACAAGCTGCGTGCACACCTGACGACGCATCCCGATGACGTACAGGGCTGGATGTTGCTGGCGCAGGCCGCCACCGACATGCAGCAGCCCGACGAGGCGCATGAGGCTTACGACCGGGTACTCGCGCTCACGCCCAACAACGCCACCGCCATGGTGGGTTGGGCCGAGACCGACGCCATGGTGCGCGAGGACCACCGCATCCAGGGCCGCGCCCGCGTGCTGCTGCAACAGGCCGTGAAGCTCGAGCCCAACAATCAGCGCGGCCTGTGGCTGCTCGGCATCAGCCAGTTCCAGGCGGACCAATATGCGCAGGCCGCGGCGACCTGGCGACTGCTGCAGCCATTGCTGACACCTGGCTCGAAGGTGGCGCAGGCAGTGGCCACGCAGATTGCCATGGCCGATGCGCGCGCGGGCCATGTGCCTGCAGATGCCGCCTCGCCCTCCTCCGCGACAACAGTATCGACACCCGCATCCACAGCGGCGAGCACCGCGCTGACCGTGCAGGTATCGCTGGCACCGGCCCTGAAAAACAAACTGAAACCTGGCGATACCCTGTTCGTCTACGCGCGGGCGGAGCATGGTCCGCCGATGCCGCTGGCCGTGGCGAAACTGCCTGCCAGCCGGCTGCCGGCCACGGTCCGGCTGACCGACGCGATGGGCATGCTGCCGCAGATGAAGCTGTCGTCGGCCAGGCAGGTCTATGTCGGCGCCCGCGTCAGCCATAGCGGCCAGGCCATCGCGCAGTCCGGCGACCTCGAAGGCGATGCCGGTGTGGTGGCCGTGGACAGCAACGCCCCAGTCAAGATCGTCATCGACCATATCCATGGATAA
- the ccmD gene encoding heme exporter protein CcmD: MGGYAAYVWPAYGVFFVVLIADWLAPALRRRRLLRELRGRMARQSARERGKGHAAPPFPPAS; this comes from the coding sequence ATGGGTGGCTATGCCGCCTATGTCTGGCCCGCATACGGCGTGTTCTTCGTGGTGCTGATCGCCGACTGGCTGGCCCCCGCGCTGCGACGACGACGGCTGCTGCGCGAACTTCGTGGCCGCATGGCACGTCAAAGCGCACGCGAGCGCGGCAAGGGACACGCCGCTCCGCCCTTCCCGCCCGCTTCCTGA
- a CDS encoding cytochrome c-type biogenesis protein — protein sequence MTRRWLHALLVSLALMFATGAAAQAIDPLPFKDHAQEVRFQKLTGQLRCMVCQNETLADSNASLARDMRHKVFQLMQQGKSNAQIKQYLVDRYSDFVLYDPPVQPNTWLLWFGPLLILIAGGIAVAMVVRKRSRVRAGTDADPAVTSTAEAADNGDDW from the coding sequence ATGACGCGTCGCTGGCTGCATGCGTTGCTGGTCTCACTCGCTCTGATGTTCGCAACCGGTGCGGCCGCGCAGGCGATCGACCCGCTGCCGTTCAAGGATCACGCCCAGGAAGTGCGCTTCCAGAAACTGACCGGGCAATTGCGCTGCATGGTCTGCCAGAACGAGACCCTGGCCGACTCCAACGCCAGCCTGGCGCGCGACATGCGCCACAAGGTGTTCCAGTTGATGCAGCAGGGCAAGAGCAACGCCCAGATCAAGCAATACCTGGTCGACCGCTACTCCGATTTCGTGCTGTATGACCCGCCGGTGCAACCCAATACCTGGCTGCTCTGGTTCGGTCCGTTATTGATTCTTATCGCTGGAGGCATCGCCGTTGCCATGGTGGTGCGCAAGCGCAGCCGCGTGCGCGCCGGGACCGATGCTGATCCGGCAGTGACAAGTACCGCGGAAGCGGCCGACAACGGGGATGACTGGTGA
- a CDS encoding heme lyase CcmF/NrfE family subunit — translation MTPELGQLALILALLLALAQGILPIIGAWRDNRAMMAIARPAAAGQAVFVALAFLILVWSFLHFDFSVRYVAENSNLELPWYYRIAATWGAHEGSLLLWILILNVWTVALAIFGRNLPEAFAARVLAVMGLVSVGFLSFTLFTSDPFTRLLPAPMNGADLNPVLQDPGMTFHPPMLYMGYVGFSVAFAFAIAALLGGSMEQSWVRQARPWTNAAWGFLSCGIVAGSWWAYAELGWGGWWFWDPVENASFMPWLVGAALIHAQAVTEKRGSLRAWTILLSIFAFSLSLLGTFLVRSGLLTSVHAFASDPRRGLYILCYLAVVVGGSLLLYALRAPKVLGGKPFAVVSRETALLVGNLMFTVAAAMVMLGTLFPLIGDALHMGRISVGPPYFGLLFPLLMTPVVLLLPLGPYLRWGKGEGKLLKGVLVRCGIAAVACALIAAFFVHGRPKAIMGVAAAVWVATGVVLYVVKRWREMPRGRRYPAEMAGMLLAHFGVAVFLIGVLLSESLSVTQDVRMSPGDVQTIGGYQFRFDGIKQTLGPNWHAEQATVVVSHDGKPFTIMHPQKRTYPHDQVQTESAVDPGVTRDLYVALGEPMDAGNIHGAWGLRLYYKPFIRWIWGGGLFMMLGGFVTAFDRRFRSRRAPATESAATEPAGDGAPLARPGEAGA, via the coding sequence ATGACACCGGAACTCGGTCAACTTGCGCTGATCCTCGCCCTGCTGCTGGCGCTGGCCCAGGGCATCCTGCCGATCATCGGCGCATGGCGCGACAACCGAGCCATGATGGCGATCGCGCGGCCTGCCGCCGCCGGACAGGCGGTGTTCGTAGCACTGGCCTTTCTGATCCTGGTGTGGTCGTTCCTGCACTTCGACTTCTCGGTGCGTTATGTCGCCGAGAACTCGAACCTGGAACTGCCCTGGTACTACCGCATCGCCGCGACTTGGGGCGCGCACGAAGGCTCGCTACTGCTGTGGATCCTGATCCTCAATGTCTGGACTGTGGCGCTGGCGATCTTCGGACGCAACCTGCCGGAAGCCTTTGCCGCGCGCGTACTAGCCGTGATGGGCCTGGTCTCGGTGGGCTTCCTTTCATTCACCCTGTTCACCTCCGACCCGTTCACCCGGCTGCTGCCCGCCCCGATGAACGGCGCCGACCTGAATCCGGTGCTGCAGGACCCAGGCATGACCTTCCACCCGCCGATGCTCTACATGGGCTACGTCGGGTTTTCGGTGGCGTTCGCCTTCGCCATCGCCGCGTTGCTCGGCGGTTCGATGGAACAGTCATGGGTGCGCCAGGCGCGTCCGTGGACCAATGCCGCCTGGGGCTTTCTCAGCTGCGGCATCGTGGCCGGCAGTTGGTGGGCCTATGCCGAGCTGGGCTGGGGCGGCTGGTGGTTCTGGGACCCGGTGGAGAACGCCAGCTTCATGCCGTGGCTGGTGGGCGCGGCCCTGATCCACGCACAGGCAGTCACCGAAAAGCGCGGCTCGCTGCGTGCCTGGACCATCCTGCTCTCGATCTTCGCCTTCTCGCTGTCGCTGCTGGGTACCTTCCTGGTCCGCTCGGGTCTGCTGACCAGCGTCCACGCCTTCGCTTCCGACCCGCGTCGCGGCCTATACATCCTCTGCTACCTGGCGGTGGTCGTGGGCGGCTCGCTGCTGCTTTACGCGCTGCGAGCACCCAAGGTCTTGGGTGGCAAGCCGTTTGCCGTGGTGTCGCGCGAAACCGCCCTACTGGTCGGCAACCTGATGTTCACCGTGGCCGCGGCGATGGTGATGCTGGGCACGCTGTTCCCGCTGATCGGCGACGCCCTGCACATGGGCCGCATCTCGGTGGGACCGCCCTATTTCGGGCTGCTGTTCCCGCTGCTGATGACGCCAGTCGTGCTGCTGCTGCCGCTGGGCCCCTACCTGCGCTGGGGCAAGGGCGAAGGCAAACTGCTGAAGGGCGTACTGGTCCGCTGCGGCATCGCCGCCGTGGCCTGTGCGCTGATCGCGGCGTTCTTCGTACACGGCAGGCCCAAGGCGATCATGGGCGTGGCCGCGGCGGTGTGGGTCGCCACCGGCGTGGTGCTTTACGTGGTCAAGCGCTGGCGCGAGATGCCGCGCGGACGCCGCTACCCAGCCGAGATGGCCGGCATGCTGCTGGCCCACTTCGGCGTGGCGGTGTTTCTGATTGGCGTATTGCTGTCCGAGTCGCTGAGCGTGACCCAGGACGTACGCATGTCCCCCGGCGACGTGCAGACCATCGGTGGTTACCAGTTCCGCTTCGACGGCATCAAGCAGACACTGGGGCCCAACTGGCATGCCGAGCAGGCCACGGTGGTGGTGAGCCACGACGGCAAACCGTTCACCATCATGCACCCGCAGAAGCGCACCTACCCGCATGACCAGGTGCAGACCGAGTCGGCGGTGGACCCCGGCGTTACCCGCGACCTTTACGTGGCGCTGGGCGAACCGATGGATGCCGGCAACATACACGGCGCGTGGGGTCTGCGCCTGTACTACAAGCCGTTCATCCGCTGGATATGGGGCGGCGGCCTGTTCATGATGCTGGGCGGCTTCGTCACCGCCTTCGACCGTCGCTTCCGCAGCCGTCGCGCACCTGCCACTGAGTCGGCTGCCACGGAACCGGCTGGCGATGGCGCGCCGCTGGCCCGGCCAGGCGAGGCTGGCGCATGA
- a CDS encoding DsbE family thiol:disulfide interchange protein, with amino-acid sequence MNRLIPFLAFVLLAGLLGFGIWWNSSHDPTAVPSPLINKPAPAFALPELDDPARVVTKASLLGKPYLLNVFASWCYVCGEEHPILMAEASHFGVPLIGYNYKDAPADAKAWLSRHGDPYTMVLADRSGQTAMNFGVYGAPETYLIDASGVIRYKRIGPLTPEVIRTQLEPAIAALKKEAP; translated from the coding sequence ATGAACCGACTGATCCCCTTTCTTGCCTTCGTGCTGCTGGCCGGACTGCTCGGCTTCGGCATCTGGTGGAACAGTTCGCACGACCCCACCGCGGTGCCCTCGCCGTTGATCAACAAACCGGCACCGGCTTTCGCCCTGCCGGAACTGGACGACCCGGCCAGGGTCGTGACCAAGGCCTCGCTGCTGGGCAAACCCTATCTGCTGAACGTGTTCGCCAGCTGGTGCTACGTCTGTGGCGAGGAACACCCGATACTGATGGCCGAAGCCAGCCACTTCGGTGTGCCGCTGATCGGCTACAACTACAAGGATGCGCCGGCCGATGCCAAGGCCTGGCTGTCCCGCCACGGCGACCCGTACACGATGGTGCTGGCCGACCGCAGCGGTCAGACCGCGATGAATTTCGGCGTCTACGGCGCGCCGGAAACCTATCTGATCGACGCCAGCGGCGTCATCCGCTACAAGCGCATCGGCCCACTGACGCCCGAGGTCATCCGCACCCAGCTGGAACCGGCCATCGCCGCATTGAAGAAGGAGGCACCATGA
- the metX gene encoding homoserine O-acetyltransferase MetX has protein sequence MSHDARRYFDLPSPFRMKRGGELHAARVAYETWGVLNDARDNAVLILTGLSPSAHAASGTADPSPGWWEGMLGPGKAIDSQRWFVICVNSLGSDKGSTCPASIDPATGEPYRLTFPELSLEDVADAAHAVVASLGIERLACLIGCSMGGMSALAYMVSHPGSARAHISVDTAPQAQPFAIAIRSLQREAIRLDPAWDEGQYDIHAGPDDRRYPDIGMSIARKLGVITYRSAMEWNGRFARIRLDPEQRDDDPFGLEFQVESYLEGHARRFVRTFDPNSYLYLSRASDWFDIAEYGHGSVLEGLKRICIEQALVIGVSTDILFPLEQQEQIAAGLQAAGARVEFVALDSPQGHDAFLVDIENYSRAIGGFLARL, from the coding sequence ATGAGCCACGACGCACGCCGCTATTTCGACCTGCCCTCGCCGTTCCGCATGAAACGCGGCGGTGAGCTGCACGCTGCGCGCGTGGCCTACGAGACCTGGGGCGTACTGAACGACGCCCGCGACAACGCGGTGCTGATCCTCACCGGCCTCTCGCCCAGCGCACATGCCGCGTCCGGCACCGCCGACCCGTCGCCCGGCTGGTGGGAAGGCATGCTCGGACCGGGCAAGGCCATCGACAGCCAGCGCTGGTTCGTGATCTGCGTGAACTCGCTGGGCAGCGACAAGGGCTCGACCTGCCCAGCCTCCATCGACCCGGCCACCGGCGAACCGTACCGGCTGACGTTCCCGGAACTGTCACTGGAAGACGTGGCCGATGCCGCGCATGCCGTCGTCGCCAGCTTGGGCATCGAACGACTGGCCTGCCTGATCGGCTGTTCGATGGGTGGCATGAGCGCGCTGGCCTACATGGTGTCGCATCCCGGCAGCGCACGTGCCCACATCAGCGTGGACACCGCGCCGCAGGCGCAGCCGTTCGCCATTGCCATCCGCTCGCTGCAGCGCGAGGCGATCCGGCTCGATCCTGCTTGGGACGAAGGCCAGTACGACATTCACGCCGGCCCGGATGACCGCCGCTATCCCGACATCGGTATGAGCATCGCGCGCAAGCTGGGCGTGATCACCTACCGCTCGGCGATGGAATGGAATGGACGCTTCGCGCGCATCCGGCTCGACCCCGAACAGCGCGACGACGACCCGTTCGGGCTGGAGTTCCAGGTGGAGTCCTATCTCGAAGGACACGCCCGCCGCTTCGTCCGCACCTTCGATCCCAACAGTTACCTCTATCTGTCGCGCGCCAGCGACTGGTTCGACATCGCCGAATACGGCCACGGCAGCGTGCTCGAAGGGCTCAAGCGCATCTGTATCGAACAGGCACTGGTGATCGGCGTCAGCACCGACATCCTGTTTCCGCTGGAACAGCAGGAGCAGATTGCCGCCGGCCTGCAGGCGGCCGGGGCCCGGGTGGAGTTCGTGGCGCTGGACTCGCCGCAGGGGCACGACGCCTTTCTGGTCGACATCGAAAACTACAGTCGCGCCATCGGCGGCTTTCTCGCCCGCCTGTAA
- a CDS encoding glycosyltransferase, producing the protein MGRHIVVATVGSLGDLFPFLAIGCRLAERGHRVTIATHAVHREAVMQAGLAFADASGMPEPDDREAFTIKAFHPWRGPAFVVRDFAAADVSASYARLAPLCADADVLLTSTLAFAGQILGETLAAAGRLHWLSAVLAPASLLSATDMPATGLTTLDRFFGATPARGRLLQRLSCRMTHGWTAPVRRFRRELGLSPESPRGDPFHQGQFAPAGVLALFPELLGKPQSDWPPLTQQCGFARYTQPTVIDPSLAGFLRDGTPPLVFSLGSTAVHANASFLRESLAAATALGQRAVLFTGSPAMRERLPTTLPPGVVAVDYAPHAAVFPHAAVVVHHGGVGTSAEALHAGVPSLVVPHGFDQHDNAARMRRLGVAETLPAARYRADRAASLLEALSAGAVHERAAAIASTLRAQDGAARAADVIEAQWS; encoded by the coding sequence ATGGGACGGCATATCGTTGTTGCCACAGTCGGTTCGCTGGGCGATCTGTTTCCATTCCTGGCCATCGGTTGCCGCCTGGCGGAACGCGGACACCGTGTCACGATCGCGACCCATGCGGTTCATCGCGAGGCGGTCATGCAGGCCGGTCTGGCGTTCGCCGATGCCAGCGGCATGCCCGAACCCGATGATCGCGAGGCCTTCACGATCAAGGCCTTTCATCCATGGCGCGGGCCGGCGTTCGTGGTGCGCGATTTCGCCGCGGCGGATGTAAGCGCCAGCTATGCCAGGCTGGCGCCGCTGTGTGCCGATGCCGATGTGCTGCTCACCAGCACGCTGGCCTTCGCCGGACAGATCCTGGGCGAGACGCTGGCGGCGGCTGGGCGTCTGCACTGGTTGTCGGCGGTGCTGGCTCCGGCCAGTCTGCTCTCGGCCACCGACATGCCGGCAACCGGCCTGACCACGCTCGATCGCTTCTTTGGCGCTACGCCTGCTCGCGGGCGTCTGCTGCAGCGGCTATCGTGCCGGATGACCCATGGCTGGACCGCACCGGTACGACGCTTTCGTCGCGAGCTGGGGCTGTCACCCGAATCGCCGCGTGGCGACCCGTTCCATCAAGGACAGTTCGCACCGGCCGGTGTGCTGGCGCTGTTCCCGGAACTGCTCGGCAAGCCCCAGTCCGACTGGCCGCCACTTACCCAGCAGTGCGGATTTGCCCGCTACACACAGCCCACCGTGATCGACCCGTCGCTGGCCGGGTTTCTGCGAGACGGAACACCGCCGCTGGTCTTTTCGCTGGGCTCGACCGCGGTGCACGCCAATGCGTCGTTCCTGCGCGAGAGTCTTGCCGCGGCCACAGCCCTTGGCCAGCGGGCGGTGTTGTTCACCGGTTCGCCGGCGATGCGCGAGCGCTTGCCGACGACGCTGCCGCCAGGCGTAGTCGCGGTCGACTATGCGCCGCATGCGGCCGTATTCCCGCATGCGGCGGTCGTGGTGCATCACGGCGGTGTCGGCACCAGCGCAGAGGCGCTGCATGCAGGGGTACCTTCGCTGGTCGTGCCGCACGGCTTCGACCAGCACGACAACGCCGCCCGCATGCGGAGGCTGGGCGTGGCCGAGACATTACCTGCGGCCCGCTATCGGGCGGATCGCGCGGCGAGCCTGCTCGAGGCGTTGTCGGCGGGAGCAGTGCATGAGCGTGCGGCAGCGATCGCATCGACCCTGCGCGCGCAGGACGGGGCGGCCCGCGCGGCCGACGTGATCGAGGCGCAATGGTCGTGA
- a CDS encoding heme ABC transporter permease, which translates to MAKWIPLWLHKLSSPPIFYGVAGKIRPWAIALALLLGIVALYGGLWLAPPDYQQGNDYRIIFIHVPSAWMSLFIYAVMGISAFIAVIWRIKLAEVVAMESAPIGAAFTFITLVTGSLWGERMWGTWWTWDARLTSELVLLFLYLGVIGLYHAFEDRRQGARAAGFLALVGIINVPIVHFSVDWWNTLHQGSTVNLFGKSHIAASMLWPLLTMMVATKCYYVASLCGRARTDLLALESGKEWVRRIATGEQHT; encoded by the coding sequence ATGGCCAAGTGGATTCCGCTCTGGTTGCACAAGCTCAGCTCGCCACCGATTTTCTACGGCGTCGCCGGCAAGATCCGGCCCTGGGCCATCGCGCTGGCCCTGCTGCTTGGCATCGTCGCGCTGTACGGCGGCCTGTGGCTGGCCCCGCCTGACTATCAGCAGGGCAACGATTACCGCATCATTTTCATCCACGTACCCAGCGCGTGGATGAGCCTGTTCATCTATGCGGTGATGGGCATCTCGGCCTTCATCGCGGTGATCTGGCGGATCAAGCTGGCCGAGGTGGTGGCGATGGAATCGGCCCCGATCGGCGCGGCCTTCACCTTCATCACCCTGGTCACTGGTTCGCTCTGGGGCGAACGCATGTGGGGCACCTGGTGGACCTGGGACGCACGGCTCACCTCCGAACTGGTGCTGCTGTTCCTCTATCTCGGCGTGATCGGCCTGTACCACGCTTTCGAGGACCGTCGACAGGGCGCACGTGCCGCCGGTTTCCTGGCCCTGGTGGGCATCATCAACGTGCCGATCGTGCATTTCTCGGTCGACTGGTGGAATACCCTGCACCAGGGCAGCACGGTGAACCTGTTCGGCAAGTCGCACATCGCCGCATCGATGCTGTGGCCGCTGCTGACCATGATGGTGGCGACCAAGTGCTATTACGTGGCCAGCCTGTGCGGCCGCGCACGCACCGACCTGCTGGCGCTGGAAAGCGGCAAGGAATGGGTCCGTCGCATCGCCACCGGAGAGCAGCACACGTGA
- a CDS encoding cysteine dioxygenase family protein, with amino-acid sequence MLTTEFPGCRKLIDAIDTAVAQGSTPAITDSLRNSLCKLIRGNEVQLPDCVFETAEGRYARRELYRSDEHGYCVVAMTWGPGQGTPIHDHCGMWCVEGVWSGALEVVQYERLKDEGEHCRFQPVGSIQAGPGSAGSLIPPHEYHTIRNPSDDAVAVSLHIYSGNMTHCAIFQPPAGEHGEHGYLRHDRKLGLDPVH; translated from the coding sequence ATGCTTACCACGGAATTCCCCGGCTGCCGCAAGCTGATCGACGCCATCGACACGGCAGTGGCCCAGGGCTCCACCCCGGCCATTACCGACAGCCTGCGCAACAGCTTGTGCAAGCTGATCCGCGGCAACGAAGTACAACTGCCCGACTGCGTGTTCGAGACAGCCGAAGGCCGCTATGCGCGCCGCGAGCTGTACCGCAGCGACGAACACGGCTACTGCGTCGTCGCGATGACCTGGGGGCCCGGCCAGGGCACACCCATCCATGACCACTGCGGCATGTGGTGCGTGGAAGGCGTGTGGAGCGGTGCGCTCGAGGTCGTGCAATACGAGCGCCTGAAGGACGAAGGCGAGCACTGCCGCTTCCAGCCGGTCGGCTCGATCCAGGCAGGGCCAGGCTCCGCCGGCAGCCTGATCCCCCCGCACGAGTATCACACCATCCGCAACCCCAGCGACGATGCGGTGGCTGTGAGCCTGCACATCTACTCGGGCAACATGACCCACTGCGCCATCTTCCAGCCCCCCGCCGGCGAGCACGGCGAACACGGCTACCTGCGCCATGACCGCAAGCTGGGGCTCGACCCGGTGCACTGA
- a CDS encoding DUF3293 domain-containing protein, with product MDETLLAAYRATAYRVRLARGGCATLRVDFVPPTALRSCIGHRTWSFITACNPGSRPQPAAVNRRAQRSLLDAVRQLPETVSVHAACGSGNDGWREPSLFVVGPERSTMDTLARRYGQNAYLHGHGTLPAQLRLLHG from the coding sequence GTGGATGAAACCCTGCTCGCCGCCTACCGTGCCACCGCCTATCGGGTGCGGCTGGCTCGCGGCGGCTGTGCGACGCTACGGGTCGACTTTGTTCCGCCCACAGCGTTGCGGTCATGCATCGGCCATCGGACATGGAGTTTCATCACCGCATGCAACCCGGGTTCGCGTCCGCAGCCTGCCGCGGTCAATCGTCGCGCCCAGCGCAGCCTGCTCGATGCCGTGCGGCAATTGCCGGAAACCGTATCGGTCCATGCCGCCTGCGGCAGCGGCAACGACGGCTGGCGCGAACCCAGCCTGTTCGTCGTCGGACCGGAACGATCGACTATGGACACATTGGCCAGACGATATGGGCAGAACGCCTACCTGCATGGCCACGGCACGCTGCCGGCACAGCTTCGCCTGCTGCATGGGTGA
- the ccmB gene encoding heme exporter protein CcmB: MIQAPLPQACAALLRRDLTLAWRQRGDMALPVLYALIVATLFPFALGPDLVLLRRIASGVVLVTVLLAMLLALDAMFRGDLEDGSLEQLMLSPQPLALMLGMKILAHWLTTALPLIVIAPLLASLLHLPWAVMPVLLLALLLATPLISLLGAVLVALTAGSRRSGMLLALMLLPLCVPVVIFAAGTLAAAQQGLPWIAPIAWLGAALVLAVLLAPMACAAALRIALDT, encoded by the coding sequence ATGATCCAGGCGCCTCTTCCGCAAGCCTGTGCCGCTCTGCTGCGACGCGACCTGACCCTGGCCTGGCGGCAACGCGGCGACATGGCCCTGCCGGTGCTGTATGCGCTGATCGTGGCCACCCTGTTCCCGTTCGCCCTGGGGCCGGATCTTGTGCTGCTGCGACGCATCGCCAGCGGCGTCGTGCTGGTGACCGTACTGCTAGCCATGTTGCTGGCGCTGGATGCGATGTTCCGCGGCGACCTGGAAGACGGCTCGCTGGAGCAACTGATGCTGTCACCGCAACCGTTGGCGCTGATGCTGGGCATGAAGATCCTCGCGCACTGGCTCACCACCGCGCTGCCGTTGATCGTCATCGCACCACTGCTGGCCAGCCTGCTGCATCTGCCGTGGGCCGTGATGCCCGTACTGCTGCTGGCGCTGCTGCTGGCAACGCCGTTGATCAGTCTGCTCGGCGCCGTGCTCGTAGCGCTGACGGCCGGCAGTCGACGCTCTGGTATGCTGCTCGCGCTGATGCTTCTGCCGCTGTGCGTACCGGTGGTTATCTTCGCCGCTGGCACTCTTGCAGCTGCCCAACAGGGGCTGCCATGGATCGCCCCCATCGCCTGGCTGGGCGCTGCACTGGTGCTCGCCGTGTTGCTTGCCCCCATGGCCTGCGCCGCCGCCCTCCGTATCGCCCTGGATACCTGA
- the ccmE gene encoding cytochrome c maturation protein CcmE has translation MNPTRQRRLILVVSILAAVAVAVGLTVFALSRNMNYLFTPSQVEAGKAHDYRTFRLGGMVKAGTIRHDEHSLMVHFTVVDADGAMPVDYDGILPDLFRANQSVIATGHMDGNHFVATQVLAKHDATYMPRELKEAMAKAHAGRHIAQDTTAEKTP, from the coding sequence ATGAACCCCACGCGCCAACGCAGACTCATCCTGGTCGTCTCGATCCTTGCCGCGGTGGCGGTGGCGGTGGGACTGACCGTATTCGCCCTCTCGCGCAACATGAACTACCTGTTCACCCCCAGCCAGGTCGAGGCCGGCAAGGCACACGACTACCGCACGTTCCGCCTCGGCGGCATGGTCAAAGCCGGCACGATCCGGCACGACGAGCACTCGCTGATGGTGCACTTCACAGTGGTCGACGCCGATGGTGCCATGCCAGTGGACTACGACGGAATCCTGCCCGACCTATTCCGCGCCAACCAGTCGGTCATTGCCACCGGGCACATGGACGGCAACCACTTCGTCGCCACCCAGGTTCTGGCCAAGCACGACGCCACCTATATGCCGCGTGAGCTGAAGGAAGCGATGGCGAAGGCGCATGCCGGGCGGCATATCGCCCAGGACACGACCGCGGAGAAAACCCCATGA